In Geitlerinema sp. PCC 9228, the genomic window TAAACCTATTTTTGTTCATTATGTTGACTCTCAGCTACGAATTTAAACTCAAACCAACATCCCGCCAGGCTCAAACGATGGAGTCGTGGTGGGAAATCTGTCGGCAAGTTGGCAATGATGGGCTGAGAGAACGCCAAGATGGGATCCAATCCCGAAAATCGCCTGTCAACGCCTGTCGTCTGGGAGGCGAGTACGTCATTCCTGCCAATCCCCCTCGCCATACCTCTGCCAGTCAGTGCCAGGCATTAACACCAGCCAAGAAAGACTATCCCCAATTAAAAATCCCCCAACACAAGTCTGGCAGCAAATGCTTCGGCGTAGCTCAGCACAAGTCTATTTTGTCTTGGGTCTGTTTGAAGGGCGGTAAATACTTGGCCAAAGTAGAGGCCAAACAGACCAGTCAAATTTGTCCCCATTGTGGCGTCCATACGGGGAGAAAGCTGCTTTCTCAAAGGACTC contains:
- a CDS encoding zinc ribbon domain-containing protein encodes the protein NLFLFIMLTLSYEFKLKPTSRQAQTMESWWEICRQVGNDGLRERQDGIQSRKSPVNACRLGGEYVIPANPPRHTSASQCQALTPAKKDYPQLKIPQHKSGSKCFGVAQHKSILSWVCLKGGKYLAKVEAKQTSQICPHCGVHTGRKLLSQRTHFCSHCGYQTHRDVAAAQVVLSRAVASTSTTGRKNARRGSLFAGDGFA